From the genome of Gryllotalpicola protaetiae:
TCGATGAGCCTCGGGTCGACGGCGATCGTGCTGATCCTGTCGATTCCGGCCGCATACGCACTAGCAATCAGGCCGGTGCGGAAGTGGTCGGACGTGATGTTCTTCTTCCTCACGACGAAGATGCTGCCGATGGTGGCCGGGCTGCTGCCCGTCTACCTGATCGCCAAACAGCTCGGGCTGCTCGACACCGTCGGGCTGATGGTCATCATTTACACCTCGATGAACCTGCCGATCGCGGTGTGGATGATGCGGTCGTTCTTCGCCGAGATCCCGCTCGAGGTCATCGAGGCGGCGCAGGTGGACGGGGCCGGGCTGCTGCTGACCTTCCGGCGCATCATCATTCCGCTCGCGTCGCCCGGCATCATCGCGACCGCGCTGATCTGCTTCATCTTCAGCTGGAATGAGCTGCTGTTCGCGAGCGTGCTCACGAGCACGACGTCGTACACGGCGCCCGTGTTCCTGACGTCGTTCGTGACCTCGGAGGGACTGTTCCTTTCAAAGGTGTGCGCCGCCTCGATCGCGATCTCACTGCCCGTGCTGGCCGCGGGCTTCGCCGCTCAAGACAAGCTCGTGCAGGGGCTGAGCCTCGGCGCGATCAAGTGAGCACGGCGTGGTCGAGCGTGCCCGCCTCATGCGGGTGGCGCTCGACGCCCAAGGCCGTGCCGAGATCAGGGCAGACGAGATAGGTGTGATGCGTGTGCGCATCGACGTCGACGTCGTGGCGGCTGATGGCGTGGTAGCAGACGGGGCATAGCCCGTCGGTGACACCGGGGTGCGGGTCCTCGCGCCGCTCGTCGACCCCGTAGGGCCCTCGAATGGCCGGGCCGATGAGCGGCACCAGCGTGTCATCGAGCGCGGCCGTGGCCTTCCGAACGTTCTCTTTGACGGTATTCATGCGGTGATGTTAGGACCGTTCGGCCCTATCCGCGCCGGGGTTGACGGCGTAATTTCTTGGCTTGAGCGGGTACCACCGAACCGCCCGCCATGGAGGCTTGCAATGAAGGCACTCGTCTACCACGGCCCTGGTGAGAAGTCGTGGGAGGAGGTGCCTGCCCCCGTCATCCTCAAGCCCACCGACGCGATCGTGAAAATCGATACGACGACGATCTGCGGCACCGATCTGCACATCCTGAAAGGTGACGTGCCGGCGGTGACACCCGGCCGGATTCTGGGGCACGAGGGCGTCGGCACGATCACCGAGGTCGGCTCGGCCGTCACCGATCTGGCCGTCGGCGACCACGTGATCATCTCGTGCGTCTCGGCGTGCGGAAAATGTGACTTCTGCAAGAAGGGCGTCTACTCGCACTGCCGCGCCGACGAGGGCGCGCCCGGCATCGGCTGGATCTTCGGGCACCTCATCGACGGCACGCAGGCCGACTATGTGCGGGTGCCGTTCGCGGAGACCTCGCTGTACCGCGTGCCTGACGGCGTGCCGGACGAGCTGGCTGTGCTGATCAGCGACATCCTGCCGACGGGGCACGAGATCGGGGTGCGCTACGGCGCCGTCTCGCCGGGCGACGTGGTGGCGGTCGTGGGGGGCCGGGCCCGTGGGGCTCGCAGCGATGGCGACCGCCGGGCTCTACGGCCCGTCGCGGGTCATCGCGATCGACACGGATGCCAACCGCGTCGAGCAGGCCAAGCGTTTCGGTGCGACCGACGGCGTCGTGGCATCCGCCCCCGATTGGAAGGAGCAGGTGTTCGCGCTCACCGATGGGCTCGGGGTGGATGTCGCGATCGAGGCCGTCGGCATTCCCGCCACCTGGGACATGTCGCTCGACATCGTGCGCCCCGGCGGCCACGTCGCGAACGTCGGCGTCCACGGAACTCCGGTCGAGTTCCATCTCGAGCAGAAGTGGATCGAGAACCTCACCATCACCACCGGTCTCGTCAACACCGACACCTCACCGATGCTGATCAAGCTGCTCGCGCAGGGGAAGCTCGACGTCGCGGGATTCGTGTCGCACCACTTCGAGCTGTCAGACATCGTCTCGGCCTACGACACCTTCAGCCGGGCGGCGGAGACGAAGGCACTGAAGGTGATCTTGACCGCATGAGGATGCTTCCCCGAAGGGTGAGCTGAGGTCGTCACGGCCTGGGTACGGGGACCCGGACTCACCCCTCGGGTGAGTCAAGCAGGGGAGTCAGCTTCCCGAGATCTGCCGCGAGCCCGATTTCGAAGAGGCGGATGCCTCCCGCGAAGCTCGCACCCGGCTCGATGAGCAGCCCCGCTTTCGCGCCCCCGAACGTCACGGTGACGTCGGCTGTGAGCACCGCCTCGGGGTCGGGCACCTCGCCGGTGTCTGGGTGGATTCCGCTCGGGATGTCGACCGCGACGACCTTCGGCCACCCCGGTCGTTGAGGAGGCGCCGCAGGCGTCGTCTCGAAACGATCCTGAGGCGACCCCGGTTTGGAGTCGCGGCTGCGCCGGCTCTCGACCATCGGGGCGAGCGCTGCGACGAGGTCTCGCGCGGCGCCGCGCAGCCGCGGGTTCGCGCTCGTGCCCGTTCCGAGGATTCCGTCGACGATCAGGTCTGCGGACTTCGCCCGGGCTGCAAGCTTCGCGGGCGGGCCTGTGAGTTCGGTCGCCCCTGCGGCGAGGGCAGCGGTCAGTCCTTCTTCGTGCACCCGGCTCGAGGTGCGCACGAGCTCAACCGTCACCCGCGCCGTGGCGAGATGCGCCGCGGCGTAGAGCGCGTCGCCGCCGTTGTTCCCCCCTCCGATGATCATCACAACGCGCGCGTGCGCGAGCGCGAGTCCGCCGTCGGTCAGCAGCTCTTCGCACACGCGTGCCAGGGCCGCGGCCGCTCGCGCCATCAGAGGCTCGCCTGCCGCCAGGTGCGGCGCCTCGGCGTCGCGGACCTGCTGGGCGCCATAGCCCTTCATGACGGCAGCACCTTGACCGACACGGAAGCCTTCACCGGTCTCCCTTCACCGAACTCGTGATCGTGAACTTGCTGTTGCGCGCCACCTGCCGCGTCTCACCGACGAGCCGGCGCAATGTCGGCTGGTAGCGCAGGTGCGAGTTGAACACGACGCGCAGCTCGCCGCCGGGGGCGAGGACACGTGCGGCATCCGCCATCAATCTGATACCCACATCGGCCGTCACCGTCGTGCCCGAATGGAACGGCGGGTTGAGCACGATGAGCTCGGCGCTCGCGTCGGGCAGCGAACCGAGCGCGTCGTCGCGCACGACCATGACGCGATCGTCCAGTCCGTTGAGCTGCATGGTCTCGCGGGCGGATGCCACGGCCGCAGCCGACTGATCGGTGGCGTGCACCCGCAGGCCCGGCCGGGCGAGGGCGAGCGCCGCCGCGATGACGCCGGTGCCGCAGCCGAGGTCGATCGCGGTCACGGCATCGGGCTTGGCGTCGGCGAGGTGTTCGAGCAGGAACCGGGTGCCGATGTCGAGGGACGCCCCCGCGAAGACTCCGCCATGGGCCGAGACGGTGATGCCGGGTGGGTCGATGAGGGCGGTCTTGGGCCAACTGCTCTGCACAAAAGCGGCAATCTCGGCCCGCGAGACCCCGAACGACGGCGCCGCGCCGGCGGTTGAAGGCATGTTTCCGCTTTTCTGCGGGCCGCGCGCCGTCAGCACACGCGCCTTCTGGCGGGCCAGGCCAGCCCGCACCTCGCCGAACCAGCGCCCGAGCACCTCGTTCTGGGCGAGCGTCATGTGCTTGACCATTCCGGCGGCGAACACGGTGACGTCGGGCGCCGCATGCGCCGCGATCAATCCGGCCCATTCGTCGAGCTGGTCGAGGGACTTGGGCAGGCGAAGCAGGATCACCCGGGCGTCCGCCACCAACTCGGGCACCAGTTCGAGCGAGCTGAACCCCGCCCGCCCGAGCAGCGCCGCGTTGGCGGCGAGCGCGCGCTCGCCGAGCAGCGCGTCCTGGTGGACCCGCACGTCGCGCGCCCCCAGCTCAAGAGCGCCGAGAGTCAGCGCCCCGTACGCGTCGCCGATCACCGCCACCGTCGGCCCGTGCGACGCCTTCCGCACCGCCTTGGCGGCGGTGTCGAGCAGCAGCCGGTCCGCCGCGTCGACGGCGACGAGGTTCGGCGCCTCGACGTCAGGCCGGCGCCGCAGCTCGGCGAGGAACGCGAAGTCGGTCACAGTTCGAGCAGCCCTCTGACGTCGTCGGCCGACAGCAGCTCGCTGAACGTGCCGTCGTCGTCGAGCACCTGAC
Proteins encoded in this window:
- a CDS encoding class I SAM-dependent methyltransferase, which encodes MTDFAFLAELRRRPDVEAPNLVAVDAADRLLLDTAAKAVRKASHGPTVAVIGDAYGALTLGALELGARDVRVHQDALLGERALAANAALLGRAGFSSLELVPELVADARVILLRLPKSLDQLDEWAGLIAAHAAPDVTVFAAGMVKHMTLAQNEVLGRWFGEVRAGLARQKARVLTARGPQKSGNMPSTAGAAPSFGVSRAEIAAFVQSSWPKTALIDPPGITVSAHGGVFAGASLDIGTRFLLEHLADAKPDAVTAIDLGCGTGVIAAALALARPGLRVHATDQSAAAVASARETMQLNGLDDRVMVVRDDALGSLPDASAELIVLNPPFHSGTTVTADVGIRLMADAARVLAPGGELRVVFNSHLRYQPTLRRLVGETRQVARNSKFTITSSVKGDR
- a CDS encoding NAD(P)H-hydrate epimerase, translating into MKGYGAQQVRDAEAPHLAAGEPLMARAAAALARVCEELLTDGGLALAHARVVMIIGGGNNGGDALYAAAHLATARVTVELVRTSSRVHEEGLTAALAAGATELTGPPAKLAARAKSADLIVDGILGTGTSANPRLRGAARDLVAALAPMVESRRSRDSKPGSPQDRFETTPAAPPQRPGWPKVVAVDIPSGIHPDTGEVPDPEAVLTADVTVTFGGAKAGLLIEPGASFAGGIRLFEIGLAADLGKLTPLLDSPEG
- a CDS encoding carbohydrate ABC transporter permease, encoding MSATITGERADAASIRRRAGAPVGRTASMRTRERRRTVSLGIIAWVIGLIFFGPIVWMLLTSLHSETTAATNPPNLFAPLTLSSYANFFGASSGASPWPPLINSVSMSLGSTAIVLILSIPAAYALAIRPVRKWSDVMFFFLTTKMLPMVAGLLPVYLIAKQLGLLDTVGLMVIIYTSMNLPIAVWMMRSFFAEIPLEVIEAAQVDGAGLLLTFRRIIIPLASPGIIATALICFIFSWNELLFASVLTSTTSYTAPVFLTSFVTSEGLFLSKVCAASIAISLPVLAAGFAAQDKLVQGLSLGAIK